In Staphylococcus saccharolyticus, one genomic interval encodes:
- a CDS encoding (S)-acetoin forming diacetyl reductase → MSNSKKVAVVTGAAQGIGLKIAERLFEDGYSIALVDFNEAVAKESAAKLLKEGQEAVAFKADVSDRDQVFSVLNQVVEHFGDLNVLVNNAGLGPMTPIESVRPDQFNKVVGVNVGGVFWGIQAAIEQFDKLGHGGKIINATSQAGVEGNKGLSLYSSTKFAVRGLTQVAARDLAEKNITVNAFAPGIVETPMMKGIAEKLAEENNQPMEWGWKQFTDQIALKRLSKPEDVANVVSFLASSDSDYITGQTIIVDGGMRFH, encoded by the coding sequence TTGAGTAACTCTAAAAAAGTAGCCGTTGTAACTGGTGCAGCACAAGGAATAGGTTTAAAAATTGCTGAGCGCCTATTTGAAGATGGATATAGTATTGCACTAGTAGACTTTAATGAAGCTGTAGCTAAAGAATCGGCTGCAAAATTATTAAAAGAAGGACAAGAAGCAGTTGCTTTTAAAGCAGATGTTTCAGATCGTGATCAAGTATTCAGCGTTTTAAATCAAGTCGTTGAACACTTTGGCGATTTAAATGTCCTTGTTAATAACGCTGGTCTTGGACCAATGACACCTATTGAATCAGTAAGACCTGATCAATTCAACAAAGTTGTTGGTGTCAATGTCGGAGGTGTATTCTGGGGTATTCAAGCTGCAATTGAACAATTTGACAAATTAGGACATGGCGGTAAAATTATCAACGCAACATCACAAGCGGGTGTAGAAGGTAACAAAGGCCTATCTTTATATAGTAGTACAAAATTTGCTGTTAGAGGACTAACTCAAGTAGCTGCACGTGATTTAGCTGAGAAAAATATTACAGTTAATGCATTTGCACCTGGTATTGTTGAAACACCAATGATGAAAGGTATAGCCGAAAAACTTGCTGAAGAAAATAACCAACCAATGGAATGGGGTTGGAAACAATTTACAGATCAAATTGCTTTAAAACGTTTATCTAAACCAGAAGATGTTGCAAACGTTGTAAGCTTTTTAGCAAGTAGCGATTCAGATTATATTACAGGTCAAACAATCATCGTTGACGGTGGAATGAGATTCCACTAA
- the manA gene encoding mannose-6-phosphate isomerase, class I, with amino-acid sequence MVLFLKPVFQERIWGGTNLTQFGYDIPSDSTGECWAISAHKNGPNIILNGKHKGQTLNQVWDEKRALFGDDTSAHFPLLTKILDAHDQLSVQVHPDNDYALKNEGEYGKTECWYILDAKPGAEIIYGINAQSKEELAHMIDQRDFDHLFKHVPVQSGDFFYVPAGTVHAIGSGILILETQQSSDTTYRIYDYDRQDKSGKLRDLHLKQSKEVIDISTQQSNTTSHTKTVNGNQYTQFVSNQFFTVEKWSINNKLDFNKPHVYCLISIIKGNGTIIINDDDYKIQKGDHFILTSEDQIIEFNGTMEVIVSHP; translated from the coding sequence ATGGTACTCTTTTTAAAGCCGGTATTTCAAGAAAGAATTTGGGGTGGCACTAATCTTACTCAATTTGGGTACGATATTCCTAGTGACTCGACTGGAGAATGTTGGGCGATTTCGGCTCATAAAAATGGCCCAAACATCATTCTTAATGGTAAGCACAAAGGTCAAACTTTAAATCAAGTATGGGATGAAAAGAGAGCGTTATTTGGCGATGATACGAGCGCACATTTTCCTCTTCTCACAAAAATTCTAGATGCACATGATCAATTATCAGTCCAAGTACATCCAGATAATGACTATGCACTTAAAAATGAAGGTGAATATGGGAAAACCGAATGTTGGTACATTTTAGATGCTAAACCAGGTGCTGAAATCATCTATGGTATCAACGCTCAAAGTAAAGAAGAACTCGCACATATGATTGATCAACGCGATTTTGATCACTTATTTAAGCATGTTCCAGTCCAGTCAGGCGACTTCTTTTATGTTCCTGCAGGTACAGTTCATGCCATTGGTTCAGGTATACTTATTTTAGAAACGCAACAATCGTCTGATACAACATATCGTATTTACGATTACGACAGACAAGATAAAAGCGGTAAATTACGTGACCTACATTTAAAACAAAGTAAAGAAGTCATCGATATTTCGACTCAACAATCAAATACGACTTCTCATACGAAAACAGTTAATGGTAACCAATATACTCAATTCGTGTCTAATCAATTCTTTACTGTTGAAAAATGGTCTATCAATAACAAATTAGACTTTAATAAGCCACATGTTTATTGTCTAATATCCATCATTAAGGGGAATGGAACAATCATCATTAATGATGATGATTACAAGATTCAAAAAGGGGATCATTTTATCTTAACTTCTGAAGATCAGATAATTGAATTTAACGGTACTATGGAAGTGATTGTGAGTCATCCATAA
- a CDS encoding Csa1 family protein encodes MKKDYRDDEFEKGVKGTWILRTDIAIQQNDGGLFQKV; translated from the coding sequence ATAAAGAAAGATTATAGAGATGATGAATTCGAAAAAGGTGTTAAAGGTACTTGGATACTTAGAACAGATATAGCAATACAACAAAATGACGGAGGACTCTTTCAGAAGGTATGA
- the arcA gene encoding arginine deiminase codes for MANGPIQVNSEIGKLKTVLLKRPGKELENLVPDYLDGLLFDDIPFLKVAQQEHDRFAKVLQDEGVEVLYLEKLAAESIKEPEIREQFINDVLAESRKTILGHEKEIKKLFSTLSNQELINKVMAGVRKEEIQLESTHLVEYMDDKYPFYLDPMPNLYFTRDPQASIGLGMTVNRMFWRARRRESIFISYILKHHPRFKDAEVPVWLDRDCPFNIEGGDELVLSKEVLAIGISERTSAQAIERLARRIFQSPLSTFKKVVAIEIPTSRTFMHLDTVCTMIDFDKFTTHSAILKSEGNMNIFIIEQDEDKNDIKIKHSSHLKQTLEEVLGVDNIELIPTGNGDVIDGAREQWNDGSNTLCIRPGVVVTYDRNYVSNELLRKRGIKVIEIPGSELVRGRGGPRCMSQPLFREDL; via the coding sequence ATGGCAAATGGACCTATTCAAGTTAACAGTGAAATTGGGAAACTTAAAACTGTATTGCTCAAACGTCCAGGAAAAGAATTAGAAAATTTAGTTCCTGACTATTTGGATGGCTTACTTTTCGATGACATTCCTTTCTTGAAAGTTGCGCAACAAGAGCATGACCGGTTCGCTAAAGTCTTACAAGATGAAGGAGTAGAAGTATTATATCTTGAGAAACTTGCTGCTGAGAGTATTAAAGAACCAGAAATTAGAGAGCAATTCATCAATGATGTACTCGCAGAATCTCGCAAAACAATTCTTGGTCATGAGAAAGAAATAAAAAAATTATTCTCTACACTATCTAACCAAGAGTTAATCAATAAAGTTATGGCTGGTGTGCGTAAAGAAGAAATACAATTAGAATCCACACACCTTGTAGAATATATGGATGATAAATATCCTTTCTATTTAGATCCAATGCCAAACTTATATTTCACTCGCGATCCTCAAGCTTCAATAGGACTAGGTATGACAGTAAATCGCATGTTTTGGAGAGCTAGACGAAGAGAATCTATCTTCATTTCATATATCTTAAAACATCACCCTAGATTTAAAGATGCAGAAGTACCAGTGTGGTTAGATCGTGATTGTCCATTTAATATCGAGGGTGGAGATGAACTTGTCCTTTCTAAAGAAGTACTTGCAATTGGTATTTCAGAACGTACGTCAGCGCAAGCAATCGAACGCTTAGCACGCCGTATTTTCCAATCCCCTTTATCAACTTTTAAAAAAGTTGTAGCAATTGAAATTCCAACAAGTCGTACTTTCATGCATTTAGATACAGTTTGCACGATGATTGATTTTGATAAGTTTACGACTCACTCAGCGATACTTAAATCAGAAGGTAATATGAACATCTTTATTATCGAACAAGATGAAGATAAAAATGACATTAAGATTAAGCATTCAAGTCATCTTAAACAAACATTAGAAGAAGTACTTGGCGTCGATAATATTGAGTTGATTCCAACTGGTAATGGCGATGTCATAGATGGAGCGCGTGAACAATGGAATGATGGATCAAATACACTATGTATTCGACCTGGAGTAGTAGTTACTTATGACCGCAACTACGTTTCTAATGAACTGTTAAGAAAACGAGGAATTAAAGTTATTGAAATTCCAGGAAGCGAACTTGTTCGCGGACGTGGGGGCCCAAGATGTATGAGCCAACCACTATTTAGAGAAGATTTATAA
- a CDS encoding BglG family transcription antiterminator: MIHRQIKLIQLLLNNVETYLNGQEVATFLNVSNRTVRNDIKTINATFLEDLIISTQSKGYQLNTNIYATKEIESLLDERMSRENNLLITIAYKLFMEHHTYTLHEIESLYHLSKTEVMDCLTRIQNWATKFDVAVSLKKKQGIIIDATTTNINNAVLHLNQLSNYDFKVEDLIVQELPKAHTQKMRQIINQNLQHFRLQASDNKVQQLLVHLILLIKRTQPDCLDWKADVESLAIAKKCIQDINHSLGYQLNDETSELFSFFISYHFNKFDLGVQQLFIQSYIDRLIQLMDEKIGFAFSRDAILKHNMNVHFSRTYLRIMRNVYLNNPLTAQIKKLYPFIFNTLYEAIHQLSQDTDIQLSEDEIAFLTIHFQSSIERTKPTQINVIIACYYGIGVSTLLAEKIKKLNNAISIVDTLKLEELQSYDFKSIDLLITTHDFNVSNISNLPKVIQVSPLFSDDDAKHIESFLKVIQNPMSHKNDLSPIQFSIESDFKLKNLTDILSIFNRTEEILQQHHATLKGYIESAMERERQSSTFIGNGIAIPHGNPEKVLKSHVIIFKAPQPIPWKQHNVKLVFFLAIAKKDSLINRKMIQAIAQLEEDDINELCLLEDTQLKLTLIKRFRE; encoded by the coding sequence ATGATTCACAGACAGATAAAATTAATTCAACTACTACTTAATAATGTAGAAACCTATTTAAACGGTCAAGAGGTCGCTACATTCCTTAATGTCTCAAATAGAACTGTTCGTAATGATATCAAGACGATTAATGCCACATTTCTAGAAGATTTAATTATAAGTACTCAATCTAAAGGGTACCAATTAAACACGAATATTTATGCAACCAAAGAGATAGAATCATTATTAGATGAACGAATGTCTCGGGAAAACAATCTACTAATTACCATCGCTTATAAATTATTTATGGAGCATCACACATATACCCTTCATGAGATTGAATCACTATATCATTTATCGAAAACTGAAGTGATGGATTGTTTAACACGTATTCAAAATTGGGCTACAAAATTTGATGTAGCTGTATCTTTGAAAAAGAAACAAGGCATCATCATTGATGCGACTACAACTAATATCAATAACGCTGTCCTTCATCTCAATCAACTTTCAAATTATGACTTTAAAGTTGAAGATCTTATTGTACAAGAACTCCCCAAGGCGCATACTCAGAAAATGAGACAAATTATTAACCAAAATTTACAGCACTTTAGACTTCAAGCATCTGATAATAAAGTTCAACAATTGCTTGTTCATCTAATCTTACTAATTAAACGTACACAACCTGATTGTCTCGATTGGAAAGCAGATGTAGAGTCTTTAGCTATTGCAAAAAAATGTATCCAAGATATTAATCATTCACTTGGATATCAACTTAACGATGAAACGAGTGAACTCTTTTCCTTTTTTATCAGTTATCACTTTAATAAGTTCGATTTAGGGGTACAACAGTTATTTATTCAAAGTTATATTGATCGTTTAATACAACTTATGGATGAAAAAATTGGTTTTGCGTTCTCACGAGATGCAATTTTAAAACATAATATGAACGTCCACTTTAGTCGAACCTATTTAAGAATTATGCGTAATGTATATCTTAATAACCCATTAACTGCGCAAATAAAAAAACTGTATCCTTTCATATTTAACACTTTATATGAAGCAATACATCAATTATCTCAAGATACAGATATTCAACTCAGTGAAGATGAAATTGCTTTCTTAACGATACATTTTCAATCATCTATTGAACGTACTAAACCTACTCAAATTAACGTCATTATTGCATGCTATTATGGTATTGGTGTATCAACTTTACTCGCTGAAAAAATTAAAAAATTAAACAATGCCATATCCATTGTTGATACCTTAAAGTTAGAAGAACTACAAAGTTATGATTTTAAAAGTATTGATTTGTTAATCACAACTCATGACTTTAATGTAAGCAATATTTCTAATTTACCTAAAGTGATTCAAGTATCTCCTTTGTTTTCAGACGATGATGCAAAACATATCGAATCATTCTTAAAAGTCATTCAAAATCCTATGTCTCATAAAAACGATTTATCACCCATTCAATTTAGTATCGAGTCGGACTTTAAACTTAAAAATTTAACTGACATTCTTTCAATATTTAATAGAACGGAAGAAATTTTGCAACAACATCATGCAACTTTGAAAGGTTATATCGAGAGTGCCATGGAACGTGAAAGACAATCTTCAACATTTATTGGAAATGGCATAGCCATTCCACATGGTAATCCTGAAAAAGTTCTAAAGTCACATGTCATCATATTTAAAGCTCCACAACCCATCCCCTGGAAACAACACAATGTTAAACTTGTATTCTTCTTAGCTATCGCTAAAAAGGATTCACTGATAAATAGAAAAATGATTCAAGCTATTGCTCAATTAGAAGAGGATGATATTAATGAATTATGTCTTTTAGAAGATACACAACTCAAACTCACACTTATAAAACGTTTTAGAGAATAA
- the argF gene encoding ornithine carbamoyltransferase: protein MEKIRKPFNLKGRSLLKESDFTNEEFEGLIDFAMTLKMYKQQGTPHRYLEGKNIALLFEKTSTRTRAAFTVASIDLGAHPEFLGKNDIQLGKKESVEDTAKVLGRMFDGIEFRGFSQKTVEELAEFSGVPVWNGLTDDWHPTQMLADFMTIKENFGYLEGIHLTYVGDGRNNIAHSLMVAGAMLGVNVKICTPQLLKPNETYLNIAKDQASKYGGSVQVTDQINVAVKDADVIYTDVWVSMGEESEFEERINLLKDYQVNRKMFNLTGKHSTIFLHCLPAFHDTKTQYGQEIFENHGLTEMEVTDEIFRSEHSRVFDQAENRMHTIKAVMAATLG, encoded by the coding sequence ATGGAAAAAATCCGGAAACCGTTCAATTTAAAAGGTAGGTCATTACTTAAAGAAAGTGATTTTACCAATGAAGAGTTTGAAGGTTTAATCGATTTTGCCATGACGTTAAAAATGTATAAACAACAAGGCACACCACATCGTTATTTAGAAGGAAAAAACATTGCGTTACTCTTTGAAAAAACGTCAACACGTACACGTGCCGCATTCACAGTCGCATCTATCGATCTAGGTGCACACCCAGAATTTTTAGGTAAAAATGATATTCAATTAGGAAAAAAAGAATCTGTTGAAGATACTGCAAAAGTACTTGGAAGAATGTTCGATGGTATAGAATTTAGAGGATTCTCTCAAAAGACAGTTGAAGAATTAGCAGAATTCTCTGGAGTACCTGTATGGAATGGGTTGACTGATGACTGGCATCCTACCCAAATGCTAGCTGACTTTATGACCATTAAAGAGAACTTTGGTTATTTAGAAGGCATCCATCTTACTTATGTCGGAGATGGCCGCAATAATATTGCACATTCATTAATGGTAGCAGGAGCCATGCTTGGTGTTAATGTGAAAATATGTACACCTCAATTATTAAAACCTAATGAAACATATTTAAATATTGCTAAAGATCAAGCGTCTAAATATGGAGGTTCAGTTCAAGTGACTGATCAAATTAACGTTGCAGTTAAAGATGCAGACGTAATTTATACCGATGTGTGGGTATCTATGGGTGAAGAAAGTGAATTTGAAGAACGAATTAATCTATTGAAGGATTATCAGGTCAATAGAAAAATGTTCAACTTAACCGGTAAACATAGCACAATTTTTTTGCACTGTTTGCCAGCTTTTCATGATACAAAAACACAATATGGGCAAGAAATTTTTGAAAACCATGGCTTAACTGAGATGGAAGTTACAGACGAAATCTTTAGAAGTGAACATTCTAGAGTATTTGACCAAGCTGAAAATCGCATGCATACGATTAAAGCTGTGATGGCAGCTACTTTAGGCTAG
- a CDS encoding beta-class phenol-soluble modulin, with protein sequence MSGIVESLHNAVNSGLHVKQDWVDMGFGIVDTIAKIVDQVLKFV encoded by the coding sequence ATGTCAGGTATCGTTGAATCATTACATAACGCTGTAAACTCAGGTTTACATGTAAAACAAGATTGGGTAGACATGGGATTCGGTATTGTAGATACAATTGCTAAAATTGTAGACCAAGTTTTAAAATTTGTTTAA
- a CDS encoding Csa1 family protein, whose product MYDIPTNKVPKLVLKGDEQLSGSSIGDKDVEYLFLRNKNIVIKFSDCVSYRLTY is encoded by the coding sequence ATGTACGATATACCCACCAATAAAGTGCCTAAACTGGTGTTAAAAGGAGACGAACAATTAAGCGGTAGTTCTATTGGTGATAAAGATGTGGAGTACCTTTTTCTAAGAAATAAGAATATCGTAATAAAATTTTCGGATTGTGTAAGCTATCGATTAACATATTAA
- a CDS encoding arginine repressor, producing the protein MKKSKRQDLVTMIVKQNHIYKKADIIDYIYDHFGIRYSMTTIARDLRELNIFRLPASANQFEYKILNNQSQIDAKLKLDDYLETEIISTIIKESYILIKTSPGFAQSINYYIDQLQLKEIVGTISGNDTIMILAHSQAVAEYVYYKIFNHNYS; encoded by the coding sequence ATGAAAAAGAGTAAACGACAAGATTTAGTAACCATGATTGTTAAACAAAATCACATCTATAAAAAAGCAGATATTATTGATTATATCTATGATCACTTTGGTATTCGTTATAGTATGACAACAATCGCAAGAGATCTTAGAGAACTAAATATTTTCCGGCTTCCAGCTAGCGCAAATCAATTTGAATACAAAATACTCAATAATCAATCGCAAATTGACGCTAAGTTAAAGCTAGATGATTACCTTGAAACAGAAATTATTAGCACTATCATCAAAGAATCGTATATACTAATAAAGACGTCACCAGGATTTGCACAGAGCATTAATTATTACATTGATCAATTGCAACTGAAAGAAATAGTTGGAACAATCAGTGGTAATGATACAATTATGATTCTCGCACATTCACAAGCAGTGGCTGAGTATGTTTATTATAAAATATTTAATCATAATTATTCATAA
- a CDS encoding chromate transporter, whose product MKKVLAIFVVIILIVALSFSIYAAVNLKSNSVSKEDDKKTNNNQNSDVNNNQENAQSEHLSSGYNNSNPSNYNNSAQQPNYNQSQNKNQQSGTNGNTSSNNNSSQHSGSNKPSQSGSQPSQSTTQQPFQQNPSQSNSYQLGAQHSGNSNGKPSTQSNGASNNQNVNH is encoded by the coding sequence TTGAAAAAAGTATTAGCAATTTTTGTCGTTATTATTCTTATCGTTGCATTAAGCTTTTCAATTTATGCAGCAGTTAACCTTAAAAGTAACTCTGTCTCTAAAGAAGATGATAAGAAAACAAATAATAATCAAAATAGTGACGTAAACAACAATCAAGAAAACGCTCAATCAGAACATTTAAGTAGCGGTTATAACAATAGCAATCCTTCCAATTATAATAATTCGGCACAACAACCGAACTACAACCAATCGCAAAATAAAAATCAGCAATCAGGTACCAATGGCAACACTTCATCGAATAACAACAGTAGCCAACATTCAGGTAGTAATAAACCTAGTCAATCAGGAAGCCAGCCGTCACAATCAACAACACAACAACCATTTCAGCAAAATCCATCACAGTCTAATAGTTATCAGTTAGGTGCACAACATAGCGGTAATTCTAATGGCAAGCCTTCGACTCAAAGTAATGGAGCTAGTAATAACCAAAACGTAAATCATTAA
- the isaB gene encoding immunodominant staphylococcal antigen IsaB family protein — MKKSTKVILSSMLTVGTMFGVGVAADSPQVNQAHAATTPYYNYHGYAGNHASFVLDKQFIKSLKYNNFRMNGVHITSTYATKTVKKYDQTFHGVTKSGKSANSVTFDVTSKLTLQQLKQAYGKNLIAHGNNFYIYKPGNDKPGIMFILKNEKVTSISIGF, encoded by the coding sequence ATGAAAAAATCTACAAAAGTTATTTTATCGTCAATGTTAACAGTAGGAACAATGTTTGGAGTTGGAGTTGCAGCAGATTCACCACAAGTTAATCAAGCACATGCCGCAACTACACCTTATTATAATTACCATGGATATGCAGGTAATCATGCATCATTTGTATTAGACAAACAATTTATCAAATCACTTAAGTACAATAACTTCAGAATGAATGGTGTGCATATTACATCAACGTATGCTACTAAAACAGTTAAAAAATATGATCAAACATTCCATGGTGTAACTAAAAGTGGTAAAAGTGCCAACTCAGTCACTTTCGACGTTACTAGTAAACTTACACTTCAACAACTTAAACAAGCATATGGTAAAAATTTAATTGCACATGGTAACAATTTCTATATTTACAAACCAGGTAATGATAAACCAGGTATCATGTTTATTTTGAAAAATGAAAAAGTAACTTCAATTTCAATTGGATTCTAA
- a CDS encoding fructose-specific PTS transporter subunit EIIC has translation MKILAITSCPNGIAHTYMAQEKLEQAAEEMGVDIKIETQGGVGAENILTAKEIKEADGIIIAADRQVDLSRFNGKRLINENVREGIHRPKELIQRIIDQDAHTYHDKKDSSLSVSTEIDEEHKSGMQMVYQHLMNGVSFMVPFIVVGGLLIAIALTVGGHATPKGLVIPEHSFWKSIENIGSLSFKFIVPILAGYISVSIADKPGLVPGMIGGAIAADGSLYGSIAGAGFLGGIVAGFLAGYVAKWIKQIKVPKAMAPIMPIIIIPILASLIVGLIFIFIIGAPISSIFVALTTWLKGMQGANIIILALIIGAMIAFDMGGPVNKVAFLFGSALIADGNYAVMGMVAVAVCTPPIGLGLATFVRKHRFNKAEQEMGKVSFTMGLFGITEGAIPFAAQDPFRIIPANMIGAMIASVIAALGGVGDRVAHGGPVVAVLGGITHILWFFIAVIIGSLVTMFTILLFKRHTLVTTKINAVNDSALKNDKPSTDSQTTTPKTEFAQSDVFDKELIKITKADMNRDQAIDTLLAKLVEQHYITNKETVKNAILQREAESTTAIGMSVAIPHAKSKAVKRPVVAVMSHKKGIEWESLDGSLPHLVFLIAVPNDSNDTHLRLLQRLSRSLMQDNTRDELIHAQNRNEIYDILKEI, from the coding sequence ATGAAAATACTTGCAATTACATCATGCCCTAATGGCATTGCTCATACATATATGGCTCAAGAAAAATTAGAACAAGCAGCCGAAGAAATGGGCGTTGACATCAAGATTGAAACACAAGGTGGTGTGGGCGCAGAAAATATACTCACGGCTAAAGAAATTAAAGAGGCAGATGGAATTATCATTGCTGCCGATAGACAGGTCGATTTATCAAGATTTAATGGTAAACGTCTAATCAATGAAAACGTCCGTGAAGGTATCCACCGACCTAAAGAATTAATACAACGCATTATAGATCAAGATGCACATACTTATCATGATAAGAAAGATTCTTCTCTATCGGTATCAACAGAAATTGATGAAGAACACAAAAGTGGTATGCAAATGGTTTATCAACATTTAATGAACGGTGTGTCTTTCATGGTTCCTTTTATTGTTGTTGGAGGTTTGCTTATAGCTATAGCTTTAACCGTTGGCGGGCATGCCACACCTAAAGGTTTAGTGATTCCTGAACATTCATTTTGGAAATCAATAGAAAATATTGGAAGTCTATCCTTTAAATTTATTGTACCAATTCTAGCAGGATATATCTCAGTAAGTATTGCTGATAAACCTGGTCTTGTCCCTGGGATGATTGGTGGTGCAATTGCTGCAGATGGTAGCTTATACGGCAGTATAGCTGGAGCTGGATTTTTAGGTGGTATTGTTGCAGGTTTCTTAGCAGGATATGTAGCTAAATGGATTAAACAAATTAAAGTTCCTAAAGCGATGGCTCCTATCATGCCAATTATCATCATTCCTATTCTTGCTTCATTAATCGTTGGTTTAATTTTCATTTTCATCATTGGTGCACCTATTTCTAGCATATTTGTCGCTCTGACAACTTGGTTAAAAGGTATGCAAGGGGCAAATATTATTATTCTAGCACTCATTATTGGTGCAATGATTGCTTTTGATATGGGAGGACCTGTCAATAAAGTTGCATTCCTCTTTGGTTCAGCACTCATTGCTGATGGCAATTATGCAGTCATGGGTATGGTTGCTGTTGCAGTATGTACACCTCCTATTGGACTAGGATTAGCTACTTTTGTAAGAAAACATCGATTCAATAAAGCTGAACAAGAAATGGGTAAAGTCTCATTTACAATGGGACTATTTGGTATTACAGAGGGTGCAATTCCTTTTGCTGCACAAGATCCATTTAGAATTATTCCTGCCAACATGATAGGTGCAATGATTGCTTCAGTGATTGCCGCATTAGGTGGTGTAGGAGATAGAGTTGCTCATGGTGGACCAGTTGTTGCGGTATTGGGAGGTATTACTCATATTCTATGGTTCTTTATCGCTGTCATTATAGGTAGCTTAGTGACTATGTTTACAATTTTACTTTTCAAACGACACACACTCGTCACAACCAAAATCAATGCTGTGAATGATTCAGCCTTGAAAAATGATAAACCAAGTACAGACAGTCAAACAACAACTCCAAAAACTGAATTTGCACAAAGTGATGTCTTTGATAAAGAACTTATTAAGATAACAAAAGCAGATATGAATAGGGATCAAGCCATCGATACCTTACTGGCAAAACTCGTTGAACAACATTATATAACAAACAAAGAAACAGTTAAAAACGCGATTCTTCAACGTGAAGCTGAATCTACGACAGCTATTGGTATGAGTGTCGCAATACCTCACGCTAAATCTAAGGCTGTTAAACGACCTGTTGTTGCCGTTATGAGTCATAAAAAAGGTATTGAGTGGGAAAGTCTCGATGGTTCCCTACCTCACCTCGTATTTCTAATTGCAGTACCTAATGACAGTAATGATACGCATTTAAGATTATTACAACGTTTATCTAGATCATTAATGCAAGACAATACACGCGATGAACTGATTCATGCTCAAAATCGAAATGAAATCTACGATATTTTAAAAGAGATATAA